Proteins from a single region of Chryseobacterium sp. W4I1:
- a CDS encoding cupin domain-containing protein, with product MKKLILAIGLFTLSISSNVYAQQSGVKRIDLQRHNIEAAGYETIQARIELEPGTAVGMHSHPGEEVIYVLEGRFEYQIEGEKPVILSVGEVLFIPAGKNHSAKNIGETKACELATYIVKKDRPLLLFKK from the coding sequence ATGAAAAAATTAATACTGGCAATTGGATTATTTACCCTGTCAATATCCAGCAATGTATATGCACAGCAATCTGGTGTGAAACGGATAGACCTTCAAAGGCATAATATTGAAGCTGCGGGGTATGAAACAATTCAGGCACGCATTGAATTGGAACCTGGAACAGCTGTTGGAATGCATTCCCATCCCGGAGAAGAGGTTATCTATGTGCTTGAAGGTAGATTTGAATACCAGATCGAAGGCGAGAAGCCTGTTATCCTTAGTGTTGGTGAGGTGTTATTTATTCCTGCTGGAAAGAATCATTCTGCAAAGAATATAGGTGAAACTAAAGCCTGTGAACTAGCAACTTACATTGTTAAGAAGGATAGGCCATTACTTTTATTCAAAAAATAA
- a CDS encoding AraC family transcriptional regulator encodes MIKEFSYKQFGNIEFSKSSVQEHTLTAIDEHIKILFIPENAIIQVDFQEIEMKTDSLLFINPNVVLKPCETVGGQLMHFNKDFYCVEIHDQEVACDGILYNNVFEIPFINLNEKQSVEIQRIISDIQTEMKDEDSSTEEMLRILLKMIILKSTRIWKQQHQLADIEQQADVQFLRKFSKMVEQHYKTLHTVADYADLLFITPKNLSKKVKLVSKETPNEIIKNRIILESKRLLAHTSMTVKEIAYSLNYEDDAYFIRFFTKNTGISPSTFRKQF; translated from the coding sequence ATGATCAAAGAATTTTCATACAAACAATTTGGCAACATAGAATTCAGCAAATCGTCTGTACAAGAGCATACGTTGACTGCAATAGACGAACATATCAAGATTCTTTTTATTCCTGAAAATGCAATTATTCAAGTTGATTTTCAGGAAATTGAAATGAAAACTGATTCGCTGTTGTTTATCAACCCAAATGTGGTATTAAAACCTTGTGAAACCGTTGGAGGTCAGCTGATGCATTTTAACAAAGATTTTTACTGTGTAGAAATTCACGATCAGGAAGTAGCCTGTGATGGCATTTTATACAATAATGTCTTTGAAATACCTTTTATTAATTTGAACGAAAAGCAGTCGGTTGAAATTCAAAGGATTATAAGTGATATCCAGACGGAGATGAAAGATGAAGACTCCAGTACCGAAGAAATGTTACGGATTCTTTTAAAAATGATTATTCTGAAATCTACGCGTATTTGGAAACAGCAGCATCAATTGGCAGATATAGAACAGCAGGCTGATGTACAGTTTTTAAGAAAATTCAGTAAAATGGTTGAGCAGCATTATAAAACACTCCATACGGTTGCAGACTATGCAGATCTTCTCTTCATTACTCCTAAAAATTTAAGTAAAAAAGTAAAGTTAGTGAGCAAAGAAACTCCAAATGAAATTATTAAAAACCGAATCATTCTTGAAAGCAAGCGGCTTTTAGCCCATACTTCTATGACCGTGAAAGAAATTGCTTATAGTCTGAATTACGAAGACGATGCCTATTTTATCCGATTTTTTACAAAAAATACAGGTATTTCACCAAGTACTTTTAGAAAACAGTTCTAG
- a CDS encoding alpha/beta fold hydrolase, whose amino-acid sequence MNTFTLKDGTEIYFKDLGTGKPIFFHHGWPLSSDDWDAQMMFFLEKGYRVIAHDRRGHGRSTQTYQGNDMDTYAADVSELVEFLDLKDVIHVGHSTGGGEAIRYAAKYGKGRVSKVVLISAVTPYMIADDNNPEGVPLAVFDDIRDNTLHNRQQFYQDLTVPFYGYNREGAVIKKGIQDNWWRQGMMGGIKAQYDCIKVFSETDFTEDLKNVEMPVLVLHGDDDQIVPYSTTAVKAAELLKDGQLIIYPGFSHGMPTINAEVINEDILSFIKA is encoded by the coding sequence ATGAACACATTTACATTAAAAGACGGAACAGAAATTTATTTCAAAGACTTAGGAACAGGAAAGCCTATTTTCTTTCACCATGGCTGGCCATTATCTTCTGATGACTGGGATGCACAGATGATGTTTTTCCTGGAAAAGGGCTACAGGGTAATTGCCCATGATAGGAGAGGACATGGAAGATCTACGCAAACATACCAAGGCAATGATATGGACACTTATGCTGCTGATGTATCCGAGTTGGTTGAGTTCCTGGACCTAAAGGATGTTATTCACGTGGGTCATTCAACGGGTGGTGGTGAAGCAATACGGTATGCAGCAAAATATGGTAAAGGCAGAGTTTCCAAAGTAGTTTTGATAAGTGCAGTTACTCCTTATATGATTGCTGATGATAATAACCCCGAAGGAGTCCCTCTGGCAGTATTTGATGACATCCGAGACAATACACTGCACAACAGACAACAGTTTTATCAGGATCTAACCGTTCCATTTTACGGTTATAACAGAGAAGGTGCTGTGATCAAGAAAGGAATTCAGGATAACTGGTGGAGACAAGGAATGATGGGGGGTATAAAAGCGCAGTATGACTGTATAAAAGTATTTTCAGAGACCGATTTTACAGAAGATCTGAAAAATGTTGAAATGCCTGTGCTTGTTTTACATGGAGATGATGACCAAATTGTTCCTTACAGTACAACGGCCGTTAAAGCAGCAGAACTCCTTAAAGATGGTCAACTGATCATTTATCCTGGCTTCTCTCATGGAATGCCAACTATCAATGCTGAGGTAATTAATGAAGATATTTTATCATTTATTAAAGCATAA
- a CDS encoding Rid family detoxifying hydrolase: MNHTNLPQPIGPYSHSTSYDNLIFVSGQIGLDPKTNNLKQGIEEQTVQIFENLKVILENNHSDITHITKTTIFITDIKQFETVNKIYGGYFGNRFPARSTIEVVSLPKGASIEIECIAVKKANK; encoded by the coding sequence ATGAACCATACTAATTTACCCCAACCAATAGGACCTTATAGCCACTCAACCAGCTATGATAATCTTATATTTGTATCGGGTCAAATAGGTCTGGATCCAAAAACTAACAACCTGAAACAGGGAATTGAAGAGCAAACGGTTCAGATTTTTGAAAATTTAAAAGTAATTCTTGAAAACAATCACTCCGATATAACACATATAACAAAAACTACTATTTTTATTACAGATATAAAGCAGTTTGAAACGGTGAATAAGATATATGGTGGTTATTTTGGAAACCGTTTTCCTGCAAGAAGTACTATTGAAGTCGTTTCATTACCTAAAGGGGCAAGTATCGAAATAGAATGTATTGCCGTTAAGAAAGCTAACAAATAA
- a CDS encoding PA2169 family four-helix-bundle protein — protein MNDEKTVSVLNDLLNITNDRIEGFSKVEDKVWNTHSALRNDYDNMVAQSQTMKTELIGLINAKGGQADNTTSTAGAIHRAWIDVKNSLTGDKDESTLENVVFGENAAIDAYQNALDSGDLCPESSRLVSDQLHHLKSSYAKFENLERQN, from the coding sequence ATGAACGACGAAAAAACAGTATCAGTACTTAATGATTTACTGAACATTACCAACGACAGAATCGAAGGATTTTCAAAAGTTGAGGACAAAGTATGGAATACTCATTCTGCATTAAGAAATGATTATGACAATATGGTCGCCCAATCTCAAACAATGAAAACAGAACTCATAGGACTCATCAATGCAAAAGGTGGGCAAGCTGACAATACCACGAGTACTGCGGGAGCTATCCACCGGGCATGGATTGATGTAAAAAATTCTCTTACAGGAGATAAAGATGAATCTACACTTGAAAACGTAGTATTCGGAGAAAATGCTGCTATTGATGCTTATCAAAATGCCCTTGATAGTGGTGATCTGTGTCCTGAAAGTTCAAGACTGGTTTCAGATCAGCTGCATCATTTGAAATCTTCTTATGCTAAGTTTGAAAATCTGGAAAGACAAAACTAG